A genome region from Picosynechococcus sp. PCC 7002 includes the following:
- a CDS encoding transposase codes for MPDDIYPSISQLWLNHWENIIPLFDYLPEIRRMIYATNAIEAVNRSLRKALKKKGMFPNPDAALKLLYLGLKNLTRRWTVPISH; via the coding sequence ATTCCGGATGACATCTACCCCAGTATTTCCCAACTATGGCTGAATCATTGGGAGAACATTATTCCCCTGTTTGATTACCTGCCAGAAATCCGCAGGATGATTTACGCCACCAATGCCATCGAGGCGGTGAACCGTTCTCTGCGGAAGGCCTTGAAAAAGAAGGGAATGTTCCCGAATCCAGATGCAGCCTTGAAATTACTGTACTTAGGACTGAAAAATTTGACAAGGAGATGGACAGTGCCAATTTCCCATTAG
- a CDS encoding type II toxin-antitoxin system VapC family toxin: MYLLDTHILLWYLAADKRLSPEIKAILDQRENLNLSIASLWEIAIKFNIGKLPAGSNYHDILEQIDFLRVNTLNLSRDDLIQYRNLPLNRDHRDPFDRILIAQAINHSLTLVTADSKFRTYDLEDLKLYSG; encoded by the coding sequence ATGTACTTGCTTGATACCCATATTTTGCTCTGGTATTTAGCCGCCGATAAAAGGCTAAGTCCTGAGATTAAAGCAATTCTCGATCAGAGAGAAAATCTGAATTTAAGTATCGCTAGTCTCTGGGAAATAGCGATTAAGTTCAATATTGGCAAACTGCCAGCAGGTTCCAATTATCACGACATTTTAGAGCAAATAGATTTTCTGAGGGTCAATACTTTAAATCTGAGTCGAGATGACCTAATTCAATATCGAAACCTACCACTAAACCGTGACCACCGCGATCCCTTTGATCGAATTCTCATTGCCCAAGCAATCAATCATTCCCTAACTTTGGTAACTGCTGACTCCAAATTTAGAACCTATGACCTCGAAGATTTAAAGCTCTATTCCGGATGA
- the vapB gene encoding type II toxin-antitoxin system VapB family antitoxin: MNPSILEKYNALPTGIKKQVEDFIEFLAQKYLKNSQPPVLPTEKKYGYGSLAGKLVVPDDFDEPLEELAEYM; encoded by the coding sequence ATGAACCCTTCAATTCTTGAAAAATATAATGCCTTACCTACAGGAATCAAAAAGCAAGTCGAAGACTTTATCGAGTTCCTTGCCCAAAAGTATCTCAAAAATTCTCAGCCACCAGTTCTCCCAACAGAGAAAAAGTACGGTTATGGCAGTTTAGCCGGAAAATTAGTGGTTCCCGACGATTTTGACGAACCCCTAGAAGAATTGGCGGAGTATATGTAA